A stretch of the Erpetoichthys calabaricus chromosome 3, fErpCal1.3, whole genome shotgun sequence genome encodes the following:
- the LOC127527150 gene encoding olfactory receptor class A-like protein 1, with the protein MDTRAILKASCFLILTVISIPSNLFICCAFLHTRLIEAKLTPADVILCHLALVNLASTFTRSFSQMLTAFGYWSIYDDFGCKMVLFFFRMSKTLSIKLTCLLSTYQAVLIAPATSILDSLKLKIPKYLQHIIFSLYVFSFVFSVHLILYSSSTLINNTIPLYTFNYEYCYVTYPNYTFFISIGLSLFFRDFAFILLMAVMSCYILVLLYQHGTKVKSLRSSDHGSSGSRPEAKASHAVVTLVVLYTLFFGVDNVIWLYSLTTVRVAPLISDVRIFFSVLYVSVCPVVVIATNPKVRGKLNVSKLKRLPSSTDTSSSTV; encoded by the coding sequence ATGGACACCAGAGCTATTTTAAAAGCCTCTTGTTTCCTTATCCTAACGGTCATCAGCATCCCATCTAATCTGTTCATCTGCTGTGCCTTCCTTCACACCCGGCTGATTGAAGCTAAGCTCACTCCTGCTGATGTCATTTTATGCCACCTTGCCCTTGTCAACTTGGCCTCAACCTTTACCCGCAGTTTTTCTCAGATGCTGACGGCATTTGGATATTGGAGTATATATGATGattttggctgcaaaatggtGCTCTTCTTCTTTCGTATGTCAAAAACTCTCTCCATAAAGCTCACTTGCCTCCTGAGCACCTATCAAGCTGTGCTCATCGCCCCTGCCACATCCATACTGGACAGCCTTAAACTCAAAATCCCAAAGTATCTTCAGCACATCATTTTCAGCCTCTATGTATTTTCCTTTGTGTTTAGTGTCCATCTAATCCTGTACTCCTCCTCAACTCTTATCAACAACACCATACCCCTCTACACGTTTAATTATGAGTACTGCTATGTTACATATCCCAATTACACCTTTTTCATTTCCATAGGTCTGTCCCTCTTTTTCAGGGATTTTGCCTTCATATTGTTGATGGCTGTCATGAGTTGCTACATCTTGGTGCTGCTCTACCAGCACGGAACAAAAGTGAAGAGTCTCCGAAGTTCAGACCACGGAAGCTCAGGATCCAGGCCAGAGGCCAAGGCCTCCCACGCGGTGGTCACTTTGGTTGTCCTTTACACTCTTTTCTTTGGGGTGGACAATGTCATCTGGCTCTATTCCCTGACCACCGTTAGAGTGGCACCCCTTATTTCTGACGTCcgaattttcttttctgttctctatgtatctgtgtgtcctgTTGTGGTCATTGCAACCAACCCCAAAGTGAGGGGAAAGCTGAATGTAAGCAAGCTTAAGAGACTGCCATCCTCCACAGATACCAGCTCTTCAACAGTATAG